From a single Rutidosis leptorrhynchoides isolate AG116_Rl617_1_P2 chromosome 5, CSIRO_AGI_Rlap_v1, whole genome shotgun sequence genomic region:
- the LOC139849204 gene encoding protein WUSCHEL-like yields the protein MEATNHHQQQEQVDSGTKSNTTNSSSYLCRQSSSRWTPTNDQIRILKELYYNNGIRSPTADQIQRIAARLRNYGKIEGKNVFYWFQNHKARERQKKRFNPLQSQPQPPPPQSSTTIPFSDHHHHMHLQSHHHQLPHFYSYQQQQQKLYSTHHISPPVEVGSSSSSQSVQLHVGYGAYGSIAMERSFRECSISPDDTIAGETVQNMGSWGVYSYAFDNINPQINEEEHDHDDDDDDGDLSNEIETLPLFPIHGGSTNTTTTTGSGGSYHDVYSGGGGGGGGGWFDGRTSLDLSLNSYGYFN from the exons atggaagctactaatcatcatcaacaacaagaacaagtagaTTCAGGAACCAAAAGCAATACTACTAATAGTAGTAGTTATTTGTGTAGGCAAAGTAGTAGTAGGTGGACACCAACAAATGATCAAATTAGAATCCTTAAAGAACTTTACTACAACAATGGAATCAGATCACCAACTGCTGATCAGATTCAGAGAATTGCTGCTCGGTTAAGAAATTACGGTAAAATTGAAGGCAAAAATGTGTTTTATTGGTTTCAAAATCATAAAGCTCGTGAGAGACAAAAAAAACGTTTCAACCCACTTCAATCTCAacctcaaccaccaccaccacaatcaTCCACCACCATCCCATTTTCCGACCACCACCACCACATGCATCTTCAATCTCACCATCACCAGCTACCCCATTTCTATAGCTACCAACAACAGCAACAGAAGCTCTACTCCACTCATCACATCTCACCACCAG TGGAGGTtggttcttcatcttcttcacaatCAGTCCAGCTACATGTTGGCTATGGGGCCTATGGATCTATTGCTATGGAAAGGAGTTTCAGG GAGTGTTCCATATCACCTGATGATACGATTGCTGGAGAAACAGTTCAGAATATGGGATCATGGGGAGTCTATTCATATGCTTTTGACAACATTAATCCCCAAATTAATGAAGAGGaacatgatcatgatgatgatgatgacgatggagATTTGTCTAATGAGATTGAGACACTACCACTCTTCCCTATTCACGGTGGCTCCACcaataccaccaccaccaccggaagCGGCGGAAGCTATCATGATGTATattccggtggtggtggtggtggtggtggtggttggtttgATGGCAGGACTTCACTTGATTTGAGCCTTAACTCGTATGGATATTTTAATTGA